One genomic region from Nocardia vinacea encodes:
- a CDS encoding TOBE domain-containing protein has protein sequence MRLSTRNQLVGTVVSVTRGEAMAVVRVRLAGGDEITSSITRDAADDLELSDGSRVTVLIKSTEVALGVD, from the coding sequence ATGCGACTATCCACACGAAACCAACTCGTTGGAACAGTCGTCTCGGTCACCCGCGGCGAAGCGATGGCCGTCGTCCGCGTCCGGCTGGCCGGCGGCGACGAAATCACGTCCTCCATCACCCGCGACGCCGCCGACGACCTCGAGCTCAGCGACGGCTCCCGCGTCACCGTCCTCATCAAATCAACCGAAGTCGCCCTCGGCGTCGACTGA
- a CDS encoding mycofactocin-coupled SDR family oxidoreductase produces the protein MGQLEGRVAVITGGARGQGRSHAITLAAEGADIVLCDISEAIGSVPYPLSSEDDLAQTVKLVEETGRRCVAVQADVRSRAAMGGLAERAIAEFGRIDILLANAGIASGAAVAEMDEQMWQDMIDVNLTGVFHSFRAVLPHMIERGWGRIVATSSIVGRMGAANSGHYAAAKWGVIGLVKSLAHEVIPHGITVNAVLPAGVRTDMIMNPAMYSAMVPDIENPTLEDVEAMFAAGPPNGDLIVPQEVSQAILLLVGESGRHFNGEAITISGGMSAGTT, from the coding sequence GTGGGGCAGTTGGAGGGCAGGGTCGCGGTGATCACCGGCGGCGCTCGCGGTCAAGGGCGTTCGCATGCAATCACTTTGGCGGCCGAAGGCGCCGACATCGTGCTGTGTGACATCAGCGAAGCTATCGGCAGCGTGCCGTACCCGCTGAGTTCCGAAGACGATCTCGCCCAGACCGTCAAGCTCGTCGAGGAGACCGGGCGGCGTTGCGTCGCGGTGCAGGCCGATGTGCGTAGCCGCGCCGCGATGGGCGGGCTCGCCGAACGAGCCATCGCCGAGTTCGGTCGGATCGACATACTGCTCGCCAACGCGGGTATCGCCTCCGGCGCGGCCGTCGCCGAGATGGACGAGCAGATGTGGCAGGACATGATCGATGTCAATCTCACCGGCGTCTTCCACAGTTTCCGCGCGGTCTTGCCGCACATGATCGAACGCGGGTGGGGCAGAATCGTTGCCACCTCGTCCATCGTCGGCCGCATGGGAGCGGCGAACTCCGGCCACTACGCGGCAGCGAAATGGGGTGTCATCGGTTTGGTCAAATCGCTTGCCCACGAGGTAATTCCGCACGGCATCACCGTCAACGCGGTACTACCGGCCGGTGTGCGCACCGATATGATCATGAATCCGGCAATGTATTCGGCGATGGTGCCCGATATCGAGAATCCCACACTCGAGGATGTGGAGGCGATGTTCGCCGCCGGTCCGCCGAATGGTGATCTGATTGTGCCGCAAGAGGTTTCCCAAGCCATCCTGCTCTTGGTCGGCGAATCCGGGCGCCATTTCAACGGCGAAGCGATCACCATCTCCGGCGGCATGAGCGCGGGCACCACCTGA
- a CDS encoding TIGR03668 family PPOX class F420-dependent oxidoreductase: MNAKVARERFMAEPVARLATVSTDLRPHIVPIVFAVLDDTIYSAVDAKPKTTTALRRLANIAANPAVAVLADRYSDDWTHLWWARADGTARIPDDPEAQQALDLLTARYPVYRTQPPPGPVLAVDVTRWSGWSAS, from the coding sequence CTGAATGCGAAAGTGGCGCGGGAACGGTTCATGGCAGAACCGGTAGCCCGACTCGCCACCGTATCCACAGACCTGCGTCCACACATCGTGCCGATCGTATTCGCGGTCCTCGACGACACCATCTACAGCGCCGTCGACGCGAAGCCCAAGACGACAACCGCCCTACGCCGCTTGGCGAATATCGCCGCGAACCCCGCCGTAGCCGTACTCGCCGACCGCTACAGCGACGACTGGACGCACCTGTGGTGGGCCAGGGCCGACGGCACCGCGCGAATCCCCGACGACCCTGAAGCCCAGCAGGCCCTGGACCTGCTGACCGCACGCTATCCCGTATACCGCACCCAGCCGCCACCCGGTCCGGTGCTAGCCGTCGACGTCACCCGCTGGTCGGGCTGGTCCGCGAGCTGA
- a CDS encoding RraA family protein, producing the protein MPTDQLVQKFRAVDTTAICDADKSIRVLDSAIRLRSAEPRIFGPAFTVRCRGDFLAVLRAVETAAPGDVLVVDGGGAEIALAGELFARGALVRNLGGIIVDGGYRDIAYVRGCALPVYSRFVTPMAGTTAQLGELQIPVTCGGVEVYPGDLILADEEGVIVVEPDRIDWLLDAAAAVKDAEAELVALLDTGSTLSDGLNLTEHTTALNRGEPSTLRFLS; encoded by the coding sequence ATGCCGACCGACCAGCTCGTCCAGAAATTCCGGGCCGTCGATACGACGGCGATCTGTGATGCCGATAAGTCGATTCGGGTGCTGGACAGCGCGATTCGCCTGCGTTCGGCCGAGCCGCGGATTTTCGGGCCCGCCTTCACCGTGCGCTGTCGCGGTGACTTCCTCGCAGTGCTGCGCGCCGTCGAGACCGCCGCGCCCGGCGACGTCCTCGTTGTCGATGGCGGTGGTGCCGAAATCGCGCTCGCCGGAGAACTATTCGCGCGCGGCGCGCTGGTGCGCAATCTCGGCGGCATCATCGTCGACGGCGGGTATCGCGATATCGCCTATGTCCGAGGTTGTGCGCTGCCGGTGTACAGCCGCTTCGTCACGCCCATGGCAGGCACCACCGCACAGCTCGGTGAGCTGCAGATCCCGGTGACCTGTGGTGGCGTCGAGGTATACCCGGGTGACCTGATCCTCGCCGACGAGGAAGGCGTCATCGTCGTCGAACCCGACCGCATCGACTGGCTCCTCGATGCGGCGGCAGCGGTCAAAGACGCGGAGGCCGAACTGGTCGCGCTGCTCGATACCGGATCGACACTCAGCGATGGTCTCAACCTCACCGAGCACACCACAGCCCTGAATCGCGGCGAACCCTCGACATTGCGGTTTCTGTCCTGA
- a CDS encoding N-acetylglucosamine kinase, protein MVSHVLAIDLGKTGCRGSLRVGGRQLGYAEAPGAPGLAHRTGVTAAERSIRAVIDQIASLPTTFTLSVGAAGAASAPAAAAAFARRLAEVPGAAAVAVTSDAVTAHAGALGGSPGVVLAIGTGAVATAVDGAGRFTRVDGWGPQLGDEGSGGWIGLEGLRAALRAHDGRGPRTILTERVREHYGIELDVLPKYLGEHDNPALVAAEFAPVVAAAVDDTAAAIMAAAARALARTVLTAIERSGIPPLVPYAITGGLVKLGAPLLDPLDNQIAHAIDRRDSLGDPIDGAALLALDPTTALEVLVTRISDTY, encoded by the coding sequence ATGGTCAGCCATGTCCTCGCGATCGATCTCGGCAAGACCGGCTGTCGCGGTTCGCTGCGCGTCGGCGGACGTCAGCTGGGCTATGCGGAAGCGCCGGGTGCGCCGGGGCTGGCGCACCGTACGGGTGTCACTGCTGCGGAGCGCTCGATCCGCGCGGTGATCGATCAGATCGCCTCGCTACCAACAACGTTCACGCTCTCGGTGGGCGCGGCGGGTGCCGCATCGGCACCGGCCGCGGCCGCAGCATTCGCCCGAAGGCTGGCCGAGGTCCCCGGCGCGGCAGCGGTCGCCGTGACTTCCGACGCCGTCACCGCACACGCCGGGGCGCTGGGAGGATCGCCCGGAGTCGTGCTGGCAATCGGGACCGGAGCCGTCGCGACGGCCGTCGACGGGGCGGGCCGGTTCACCCGGGTCGACGGCTGGGGACCGCAACTCGGCGACGAGGGCAGTGGCGGCTGGATCGGCCTCGAAGGTCTGCGCGCCGCACTACGTGCCCATGACGGCCGCGGGCCACGCACCATCCTGACCGAGAGGGTCCGCGAACACTACGGCATCGAATTGGATGTATTGCCGAAATACCTTGGCGAACACGATAATCCGGCCCTTGTCGCCGCTGAATTCGCGCCCGTCGTTGCCGCTGCCGTCGACGATACCGCGGCCGCGATCATGGCGGCCGCCGCACGTGCACTCGCCCGCACGGTCCTCACTGCGATCGAACGATCCGGAATCCCCCCACTGGTCCCCTATGCGATCACCGGCGGCCTGGTCAAGCTCGGCGCACCGCTCCTGGACCCGCTCGACAACCAGATCGCGCACGCGATCGATCGCCGCGACTCGCTCGGTGACCCGATCGACGGCGCCGCGCTACTCGCTCTCGACCCGACCACCGCGCTCGAAGTGCTGGTCACTCGAATCTCTGACACTTATTGA
- a CDS encoding sodium:solute symporter — MNALDLAVIVVYLVTVAWIGLRLSGKQKSSSDYFVGEGRMPWWTVCFSVVATETSVLTVISIPGGAYTDQAFGNVELAIGYIIGRTVVAIVLIPLYKRGGFVSAYQYLELRFGRYLQGVAAVTFVFTRLLAEGVRLFASAIPIKLLLSELGLDFGYDAIIVALTLLTVVYTYLGGIKAVIWTDALQMGLYLTGALIAICVLTGHVGASGWSDALHAGKFRVFDTDFGLAHILTSTFALPTAIIGGAIFAMASHGSDQLIVQRILATRSLRDSQKAMIGSGIFVAIQFAAFSLVGVLLWSYNGGKTAKELGLASADSLYPNFILHGLPVVVSGLLVAGILGAAMGSLSSALNSMANSTVADIIRSFSRRTLADHTLLRLARVMTLVWAALMALFAMGFSATTGNVYLTALTIAGYTYGALLGAFLLGRLVARANQFDAIVAFIATVIVMTFVVRVVKIDVTVAGKVVEKGIAAQWLVPIGVLVTLIVGGIASLFHPASAPDEPEPVAAVA, encoded by the coding sequence TTGAACGCACTCGATCTCGCCGTCATCGTCGTCTATCTCGTCACCGTCGCGTGGATCGGGCTGCGGCTGTCCGGAAAACAGAAGTCCAGCAGCGACTATTTCGTCGGTGAGGGCCGAATGCCGTGGTGGACGGTGTGTTTCTCGGTGGTGGCCACCGAAACCAGTGTGCTCACCGTCATCTCGATTCCGGGCGGAGCGTACACCGATCAGGCCTTCGGAAATGTCGAACTGGCCATCGGGTACATCATCGGACGCACGGTCGTGGCGATCGTGCTGATCCCGCTCTACAAGCGCGGTGGGTTCGTCAGCGCATATCAGTATCTCGAGCTGCGCTTCGGTCGCTATCTGCAGGGCGTGGCCGCGGTGACCTTCGTGTTCACCCGGCTGCTCGCCGAGGGCGTGCGACTGTTCGCCTCCGCCATTCCGATCAAATTGCTGCTCAGCGAACTCGGACTCGACTTCGGCTACGACGCGATCATCGTGGCGCTGACGCTGCTCACCGTCGTGTACACGTACCTGGGTGGCATCAAGGCGGTGATCTGGACCGATGCACTACAGATGGGCCTCTACCTCACCGGCGCGCTCATCGCGATCTGCGTGCTCACCGGCCACGTCGGCGCGTCCGGCTGGTCGGATGCGTTGCATGCGGGCAAGTTCCGTGTCTTCGATACCGATTTCGGTCTCGCGCACATTCTCACCAGCACCTTCGCCCTCCCGACCGCGATAATCGGTGGCGCGATCTTCGCGATGGCCTCGCACGGCTCGGATCAGCTGATCGTGCAGCGCATTCTGGCGACGCGGTCGCTGCGCGACAGCCAGAAGGCGATGATCGGTTCGGGCATCTTCGTGGCCATCCAGTTCGCCGCATTCTCCCTGGTCGGCGTGCTGCTGTGGTCCTACAACGGCGGCAAGACGGCCAAGGAACTCGGATTGGCCAGCGCGGACAGCCTGTATCCCAACTTCATTCTGCACGGGTTGCCGGTGGTGGTCTCCGGACTGCTGGTCGCCGGAATCCTCGGCGCGGCAATGGGTTCACTGTCCTCGGCGTTGAATTCCATGGCCAATTCGACGGTCGCCGATATCATTCGCAGCTTCTCCCGGCGCACGCTCGCCGATCACACGCTGCTGCGCCTGGCGCGCGTGATGACACTGGTGTGGGCGGCGCTGATGGCGCTGTTCGCGATGGGTTTCAGCGCGACGACGGGCAATGTGTACCTGACGGCGCTAACCATCGCGGGGTACACCTACGGTGCGCTGCTCGGTGCGTTCCTGCTCGGGCGACTGGTCGCGCGTGCCAACCAGTTCGACGCGATCGTCGCCTTCATCGCCACGGTGATCGTGATGACGTTCGTGGTACGGGTGGTCAAGATCGATGTGACCGTTGCGGGGAAGGTGGTCGAAAAGGGTATCGCGGCACAGTGGTTGGTGCCGATCGGCGTGCTCGTTACCTTGATCGTCGGCGGAATCGCGAGCCTGTTCCATCCGGCGTCCGCACCGGATGAGCCGGAACCCGTTGCGGCGGTGGCATAG